The window GCAGAGAACTTGTATTGGCAACCACCACTGGAGTCCCACAACTCATTGCCTCAAGGGCGGGAAGCCCAAAACCTTCATAAAAAGAAGGCATTACGAATATATCTGCGGCATTATAAAAATCTGGAAGTTCGTTTTCTGTAACATCTTCAAAATATTTTACATTATTTTCAATGCCCAGTCTTTTTATCAACCGGAATGTTCGGACAGTCCGTTTACCGACCCTTATTAAAATTAAATTTTTATATTCAAATAGAAGTCTTGCAAAAGCCTGTATAACCCCGGGTATATTTTTTCTGTATTTTTCGGTTCCCACATTCAAGATGATTTTAAAATCTTCGGAAATCATTAATTTCTTTTTCAGCATTTCCTTGTTGTTTAGAGGTCTGAAGATATTGTGTTCGACCCCAAGATAGATTGTTTTTATCCTTTTTGCAGAGATACCATAGATTCTTATCAAATCTCTTTTTGTTGAATCTGAATCCGCAAGAACAACCTGTGCTTTTTTCAGTCCATAATAAATAAGGCGCCGCCAGATTTTTTCTGAAGGATGGTCAGGAACTATCAACGGTGCAAGGTCATGACAGGTGATAATAGAGTTTGTTTTTGAGATTAAAAAGGATAGATTTTGATTGGCAAAATGATACAAATCATATTCTGGAAACTTTTTATGGATTCTATACCAGAAAAATGGTTTATTATCAAAGAGCGGGAATTTTTTATCCTGAGCAATAATATCACCTTTTTGATTCCTTAATACCCTATCTT is drawn from candidate division WOR-3 bacterium and contains these coding sequences:
- a CDS encoding glycosyltransferase family 1 protein, producing the protein MKFALINDQPFYSGMGKYAFKIFELLKEKFALDFLLLDYKDRVLRNQKGDIIAQDKKFPLFDNKPFFWYRIHKKFPEYDLYHFANQNLSFLISKTNSIITCHDLAPLIVPDHPSEKIWRRLIYYGLKKAQVVLADSDSTKRDLIRIYGISAKRIKTIYLGVEHNIFRPLNNKEMLKKKLMISEDFKIILNVGTEKYRKNIPGVIQAFARLLFEYKNLILIRVGKRTVRTFRLIKRLGIENNVKYFEDVTENELPDFYNAADIFVMPSFYEGFGLPALEAMSCGTPVVVANTSSLPEIVGEAGLKVNPYSVLEIYEGIKKLLDNRSLYSELKEKGITQAKKFTWQKTADEVAEIYENFTD